The following are encoded in a window of Sphingobium sp. AP49 genomic DNA:
- the ftsZ gene encoding cell division protein FtsZ: MSIEISPPHVDELKPRIAVIGVGGAGGNAIANMIAASVEGVDFIVANTDAQALNASPAERRIQLGPQITEGLGAGSRPEIGRAAAEETIITVEQALEGAHMCFITAGMGGGTGTGAAPVIAKAAREKGILTVGVVTKPFTFEGNRRMKSAESGIDELQKHVDTLIVIPNQNLFLIANPNTTFKEAFQMADEVLQQGVRSITDLMIMPGLINLDFADVRSVMGEMGKAMMGTGEAEGDGRALQAAEKAIANPLLDGVSMRGAKGVIVSIVGGEDMRLMEVDEAANHIRELVDPDANIIWGSAFNDQLNGKIRVSVVATGIDNDVGSQAAPLTQPFSFASRPAVSVPQAAQRSAPVAAPAPVAPPAPAPASEPEALELDVPEAPAPAPLAAPAAAPASVAAPFAPARPAAVFSDEDPSQDELLLGAEAAEPTVAEPAPAQPAPRVATGGTLFERMAGLTRGSEKAPGTDEGTPGVDIPRFLNRQSNQ; the protein is encoded by the coding sequence ATGAGCATCGAGATCAGCCCGCCGCATGTGGATGAATTGAAGCCACGCATTGCGGTAATCGGCGTGGGCGGTGCGGGCGGCAACGCCATTGCGAACATGATCGCGGCCAGCGTCGAGGGCGTCGACTTCATCGTCGCCAACACCGATGCGCAGGCGCTCAATGCCTCGCCGGCCGAACGCCGCATCCAGCTTGGCCCGCAGATCACCGAGGGGCTGGGCGCCGGTTCGCGCCCCGAAATCGGTCGCGCGGCTGCCGAAGAAACGATCATCACCGTCGAGCAGGCGCTGGAAGGCGCCCATATGTGCTTCATCACCGCCGGCATGGGCGGCGGTACCGGCACCGGCGCTGCGCCGGTGATCGCCAAGGCGGCCCGCGAAAAGGGCATCCTGACCGTCGGCGTCGTGACCAAGCCTTTCACCTTCGAGGGCAATCGCCGCATGAAGTCGGCGGAAAGCGGCATCGACGAGCTGCAGAAGCATGTCGACACGCTGATCGTCATCCCGAACCAGAATCTGTTCCTGATCGCCAACCCGAACACGACCTTCAAGGAAGCGTTCCAGATGGCGGACGAGGTGCTGCAGCAGGGCGTGCGCTCGATCACCGATCTGATGATCATGCCTGGCCTCATCAACCTCGACTTCGCCGACGTCCGTTCGGTGATGGGCGAGATGGGCAAGGCGATGATGGGCACGGGCGAAGCCGAAGGCGACGGCCGTGCGCTCCAGGCCGCCGAAAAGGCGATCGCCAACCCGCTGCTCGACGGCGTGTCGATGCGCGGCGCCAAGGGCGTGATCGTGTCGATCGTCGGTGGCGAGGACATGCGCCTGATGGAAGTCGACGAGGCGGCCAACCATATCCGCGAACTGGTCGATCCGGACGCGAACATCATCTGGGGTTCGGCCTTCAACGACCAGCTCAACGGCAAGATCCGCGTGTCCGTGGTCGCGACCGGCATCGACAATGATGTCGGCAGCCAGGCCGCGCCGCTGACCCAGCCGTTCAGCTTTGCCAGTCGTCCGGCGGTTTCGGTGCCGCAGGCCGCGCAGCGTTCTGCGCCCGTGGCCGCACCGGCACCTGTCGCGCCGCCGGCACCGGCGCCGGCCTCTGAACCCGAGGCGCTGGAACTGGACGTGCCTGAAGCGCCTGCACCGGCGCCGCTTGCGGCGCCTGCGGCTGCGCCTGCCTCTGTCGCAGCGCCCTTCGCTCCGGCGCGGCCGGCTGCTGTCTTCTCCGACGAGGATCCGTCGCAGGACGAACTGCTGCTGGGGGCCGAAGCTGCTGAACCGACGGTGGCTGAACCCGCCCCGGCCCAGCCCGCGCCGCGCGTCGCCACGGGGGGAACCTTGTTCGAGCGCATGGCCGGTCTGACCCGCGGCAGCGAAAAGGCACCGGGCACCGACGAAGGTACGCCCGGGGTCGATATCCCGCGCTTCCTCAACCGCCAGAGTAACCAGTAA
- a CDS encoding deoxyguanosinetriphosphate triphosphohydrolase → MTMPASYAAQPDQSRGRLHAEPGGEMRGPRDVFQRDRDRIIHSISFRRLRHKTQVFVSPDGDHYRVRMTHSLEVAQIGRAIARTLALNEDLTEALCLAHDIGHPPFGHAGEDALEAALEDHGGFDHNAHTLRTLMLLDSPYPRFRGLNLSWEMLEGLAKHNGPVTKPGWAMRELDAMFPLDLASHASLEAQLAALSDDIAYDNHDIDDGLRAGLLSLEQLLTVPLVRHCWDRVTARYPDVPHDRLLRELVREQIGVMANDLLTTTRANIAAAGVETVADVRALGQTLVAFSPELAAQERDLKRFMYATLYHHPSQLAAADRARVIVMDLFRAYLADPALMPPEWRDECALEEPTRSRHIADFIAGMTDRYAEKRHAEICGALV, encoded by the coding sequence ATGACGATGCCTGCTTCCTATGCCGCGCAACCCGACCAGAGCCGGGGCCGGCTCCATGCCGAGCCGGGCGGCGAGATGCGTGGCCCGCGCGACGTATTTCAGCGCGATCGCGACCGGATCATCCACTCCATCTCCTTCCGCCGGTTGCGGCACAAGACGCAGGTGTTCGTGTCGCCCGACGGCGATCATTATCGTGTGCGCATGACCCACAGCCTGGAGGTGGCGCAGATCGGCCGCGCCATTGCCCGTACGCTCGCCCTCAACGAGGATCTGACCGAGGCGCTGTGCCTGGCCCATGATATCGGCCATCCGCCCTTCGGCCATGCCGGCGAGGATGCGCTGGAAGCGGCGCTGGAGGATCATGGCGGCTTCGATCATAATGCGCACACGCTGCGCACGCTGATGCTGCTGGATTCGCCTTATCCGCGCTTTCGTGGCCTGAACCTCAGCTGGGAAATGCTGGAGGGGCTGGCCAAGCATAATGGCCCCGTGACGAAGCCCGGATGGGCGATGCGCGAGCTGGACGCGATGTTCCCGCTCGACCTTGCCAGCCACGCCTCGCTGGAGGCGCAGCTGGCGGCGCTGTCCGACGATATCGCCTATGACAATCATGATATCGACGATGGCCTGCGCGCCGGGCTGCTGAGCCTGGAGCAACTGCTGACCGTGCCGCTGGTGCGCCATTGCTGGGATCGGGTGACGGCGCGATACCCCGATGTGCCGCACGACCGGCTGCTGCGCGAACTGGTGCGCGAACAGATTGGCGTGATGGCCAATGACCTGCTCACCACCACCCGCGCCAATATCGCGGCCGCCGGGGTGGAGACGGTCGCCGATGTCCGCGCGCTTGGCCAGACTCTGGTCGCCTTCTCGCCGGAGCTGGCGGCGCAGGAGCGGGACTTGAAGCGCTTCATGTATGCGACCCTCTACCATCACCCCTCGCAACTCGCCGCGGCCGACCGGGCACGGGTGATCGTGATGGACCTGTTCCGCGCCTATCTGGCCGATCCCGCCCTGATGCCGCCCGAATGGCGCGACGAATGCGCGCTGGAGGAACCGACCCGCAGCCGCCACATCGCCGACTTCATCGCCGGCATGACCGACCGCTATGCCGAAAAGCGCCACGCCGAGATTTGCGGGGCACTGGTCTAG
- a CDS encoding tetratricopeptide repeat protein, whose translation MKRSHLWILGGLLFATTAQAQSDQGQLARPTGAADLNSNLSRLASNPRDINALIGAGEAALSLDDARAAAGFFARADAVQPNNGRVKAGLGRVMLKMQNPAEAVRLFDQATRFGFPEASILDDRGLARDMTGDQAGAQRDYQAALKAAPDDAELTRRYAASLGISGQVEAADKILQPLLYKSDRAAWRYNAFILAMNNRQAEAKKVVDQTMPTQLASAITPYMQKMPYLTPAQKAAAVHFGHFPTVVASSITPIVPTPPAPGIQLASREAAPAVVAAAPSKPDRRARRSDTRPSRATLARAPIASPAERQAAAAQNGAPQPSTGTAQPRATMEQPLPAPAEARTAQSTPAPAPVPARSTETVQRLPQGSVDARPPAVPVRSASAGDVQGPPAPGLDALDDGAPAPRSTAPAPTTGQPGTASQLNASALAQASGVTPPAAPVASPAATSPQQPPVATAFTPQAADSAPQPNAEATRSLADIIHAIDVPDSERQSSVVAVDLAEVEKLQAARRAARQAEADKAKKAAVAKAKAEADAKAKAEAEEKKRLAANPARNWVQIGTGQKSALGFTFKRLQGKYDAVAPQDGWSASWGQTSRLLIGPFASFTRAKAVEADLKKAGADAFAWQSDAGEVVERLGSK comes from the coding sequence GTGAAACGCTCTCATCTATGGATTCTCGGCGGTCTGCTGTTCGCGACGACCGCACAGGCGCAATCTGACCAGGGCCAACTGGCCCGCCCCACGGGCGCCGCGGACCTCAACAGCAACTTGTCCCGATTGGCCTCCAATCCGCGCGATATCAATGCTTTGATCGGCGCCGGCGAAGCGGCGCTGTCGCTGGATGACGCGCGCGCAGCGGCCGGTTTCTTCGCCCGTGCGGATGCGGTCCAGCCCAATAATGGCCGGGTCAAGGCGGGTCTGGGCCGGGTCATGCTGAAGATGCAGAATCCGGCCGAGGCGGTCCGACTGTTTGACCAGGCAACGCGGTTCGGCTTTCCGGAGGCGAGCATCCTTGACGATCGCGGCCTGGCGCGTGACATGACAGGTGACCAGGCCGGGGCGCAGCGCGACTATCAGGCCGCGCTCAAGGCGGCGCCCGACGATGCCGAATTGACTCGTCGCTATGCTGCTTCGCTCGGTATTTCCGGACAGGTGGAGGCCGCCGACAAGATATTGCAGCCGCTGCTCTACAAGAGCGACCGCGCGGCGTGGCGCTATAATGCCTTCATCCTGGCGATGAACAATCGCCAGGCCGAGGCGAAGAAGGTCGTTGACCAGACGATGCCGACCCAGTTGGCCAGCGCGATCACGCCCTATATGCAGAAAATGCCTTATCTGACCCCGGCGCAGAAGGCGGCGGCGGTGCATTTCGGGCATTTCCCGACGGTGGTTGCGAGCAGCATCACGCCGATCGTGCCGACGCCACCGGCCCCGGGCATCCAGTTGGCGTCGCGGGAGGCCGCGCCGGCCGTGGTCGCGGCCGCACCGAGCAAGCCGGATCGCCGGGCACGCCGGTCCGATACCCGGCCCAGCCGGGCGACATTGGCCCGCGCACCGATCGCGTCTCCGGCCGAGCGGCAGGCTGCTGCCGCGCAAAATGGTGCGCCGCAGCCGAGCACCGGCACGGCGCAGCCACGCGCGACCATGGAGCAGCCGCTTCCGGCCCCGGCCGAGGCGCGGACCGCCCAATCGACGCCGGCTCCTGCTCCGGTGCCGGCAAGGTCGACCGAGACGGTGCAGCGGCTGCCGCAAGGGTCGGTCGACGCTCGCCCGCCCGCGGTTCCGGTGCGCAGTGCATCGGCGGGCGATGTTCAGGGGCCGCCAGCGCCTGGCCTCGACGCATTGGATGACGGCGCGCCAGCACCCCGTTCGACGGCACCCGCCCCGACCACCGGCCAGCCCGGCACAGCATCGCAGCTCAATGCCAGCGCACTGGCCCAGGCTTCGGGCGTGACGCCGCCCGCTGCCCCGGTTGCTTCGCCCGCGGCCACGTCGCCGCAGCAGCCCCCGGTCGCGACGGCATTTACCCCGCAGGCCGCCGACAGCGCGCCGCAGCCTAACGCCGAGGCGACCCGCAGCCTGGCCGACATCATCCACGCCATCGATGTGCCCGACAGCGAGCGCCAGTCGAGCGTCGTCGCGGTCGATCTGGCCGAGGTCGAGAAGTTGCAGGCGGCGCGCCGCGCCGCACGCCAGGCGGAGGCTGACAAGGCGAAGAAGGCGGCGGTCGCCAAGGCCAAGGCGGAAGCCGATGCCAAGGCCAAGGCCGAAGCGGAAGAAAAGAAGCGGCTTGCCGCCAATCCCGCGCGCAACTGGGTGCAGATCGGCACCGGCCAGAAGAGCGCGCTGGGTTTCACCTTCAAGCGCTTGCAGGGCAAATATGACGCGGTCGCGCCACAGGATGGCTGGAGCGCCAGCTGGGGCCAGACGTCCCGCCTGCTGATCGGCCCGTTTGCCAGCTTCACCCGTGCCAAGGCAGTGGAGGCGGATCTCAAGAAGGCCGGCGCCGATGCCTTTGCCTGGCAGAGCGACGCGGGCGAGGTGGTCGAGCGGCTGGGCAGCAAGTAA